DNA sequence from the uncultured Ilyobacter sp. genome:
AAAGAGACAAAAACATAGGCAGCCAAATAGCTGTCTTTTTAGTGTAGTCTCTCCCGATCTCCCCTACATATTTTTTAAATTTAAGTTTTTAAATCACTTATAAATCTTTTTGTGCTCATTTACTACAATTTAATGATATTCCATTTTTAGAACAAAGTCAATAAAGGGAATTTAGATATTTATTTTTACATATGATTTAAAAGGAAGTAATTAAAATTACAGAAAATATAGTTGGTGTTAAGTATTTTTTTTAGAAATATGAATATAGACAATTTATTAAAAAAATTTGGAGGGGAAAATGAAGATATTTGGACACAGAGGAGCTTCTGGCTATGCACCTCAGAATACTATATCATCGTTGAGACTAGCCTTAGATCAGGGAAGTGACGGAATAGAGCTCGATGTACAGCTCACCAAAGACAATGAAGTGGTGGTTTGTCATGACTGGACTATAGATAAGGTCTCTGACGGAAAGGGTAAAATAAGTGATTTCACTCTCAGTGAGATCAAAAAAAATGATTTTGGATCTTACTTTTCTAAAGAGTTTAAAGAGGAAAGAATTCCCACATTAAGTGAAGTTTTAGAATTTTTACCTAAAGATATTGTTCTTAATATAGAGCTCAAAATAAACGATAAAAATAAAGATAATCTTGTGGAAAAAGTAGCAAAGTTATTGCTTCGATATGAGAGGGTTGAAAATACAATTGTATCTTCCTTTACTCACTCTTCTTTGAAAAAAATTAAAATGTTGATTCCTGAAATTAAAATAGCACTTCTTTATAAAAAATGCCTTCTTAATATCGAAAGAGAAATTTTTGATTTCGGGATAGATATCTACAGTATTCACATAAATGTAGAATGTGCAAATGAAAATATAATAAAAGAACTTCATAAAAATAAGAAAATAGTATATGTTTGGACTTCTAATGATATAGAAACTACGAAAAAATTATTTGATATGGGGGCCGACGGTGTAATGACAGATTTCCCCATTGATATGAAAAAGACTCTAAGAAAATATTCTGTAGAAAAACAAAATATTTAACATATTATAAAAGTCAGAGATTTTTTCAGAAAAATAAAAAAAGCTGTCAATTAAGACAGCTTTAATTTTTTTAATTATGCAGTTTTGATGTTAGAAGCTTGAGGACCTTTTTGACCTTCAGTGATCTCAAAAGTAACTTGCTCTCCCTCTTCTAAAGTTTTGAATCCATCTTTTTGGATTGCAGAGAAGTGTGCGAATACATCTGTCCCTTCTTCAGAAGTGATGAATCCGAATCCTTTTTCTCCATTAAACCATTTTACAGTTCCCTTTACCATTTGTAATACCTCCATAAATTTTGTTTTGAAATCTAGAACAATTTTTAACTAAATCATCACAAAACTTATAAAGTATTGAACGAAAATTAGAAATAAATCTTATTCTGAATAACTAAAGTAATTTTAACACAGATAGCTAAAATAGTAAAGTAAATATTTTAATGGCAACAGTTTCTATAGGAGTTATTCTGTTTTTTAACTTGCAATTATATATTTTTATCAGAATAATTTCAAGGGCTCTTTTCAATCATAAAAAAAGAGGGCTTGTTTCCAAGCCCTCCCACAGTGAAACATCACTTTGTTTATTTTATTACTTACTAAGAAACCTAAACCTTTAAATACCTAACTGTTGATTTAAATGACTTTTAACAGTTAATGGTGCTTCAAAACTAAATCTAAATGTCTTCTTAAAATTCTTAATTAAAACTGACACGGTATTTATGATGCCATTTTATCTGAGAGTTTCTTCAGACATCATATTCGAAACAGAATAACTTAAACATTAAATCAAAATACAACTTAAATATTACCTACTTAAAACTTTAATCTTCTAAACTAGTCATTTAATCAACCTATCGATGCTCACTGTGAATCTAAGTTACGCCAAATATATTAATAAAAACTTAATTTTTAATTAATATAAGTTAATTTTAAAATTGAACTTACTGATATCAAGGGATGTAATAAGATTATTGGCTATATATAATATCAGAATTATTTTTAAATATGTTATAATCTGCAAGGAGGTTGTTTAAATATGAAAATTTTAGGAATAGTAGGAAGCAAGAGAAAAAATGGTAATACCTCAGCCCTTGTTATGAGTGCTTTAGAGAGTGCGCAGGGAGATGGAGTAGAAACTGAACTAATATTTTTAGGAGATTATTCTATAAAAGGCTGCACAGGATGTGAAGGATGCAGAGACACTTACAAATGTGTAATAAATGACGACATGCAGAAGATATATCCACTATTAATGGAATCAGACGCAATAATTTTGGGATCACCGACGTATTTTTATAATGTCACCGCTGACGTAAAGGCATTTATTGACAGATGTTATTGTTTTGAAGTTATGTCAAAAGAAGATCGTTCTGTGTGGATGGGAATAAATGAAGTTTTAGGAGGGCGTTATGCTTCGGTGATAGCAGTATGTGAGCAACATTCACCAGAAGATATGGGATATACAGGTGAGGCAATGGCAAAACCATTAGAAGCTCTAGGTTACAGGGTTATAGATATAGTAAAGGTCCTTGGCCTATTTGAGAGAGGGAAGGCAAAAGAAAATGAAACTGCAATAAAACAGTCACAAAATGCAGGAAAAAGACTTTTGAAAACATTGCAACTGAATAAAGATATAAGGGAAAAGTTGCTAGATTTTAAACTTTCAAAATAAAAACTGAG
Encoded proteins:
- a CDS encoding glycerophosphodiester phosphodiesterase family protein, which codes for MKIFGHRGASGYAPQNTISSLRLALDQGSDGIELDVQLTKDNEVVVCHDWTIDKVSDGKGKISDFTLSEIKKNDFGSYFSKEFKEERIPTLSEVLEFLPKDIVLNIELKINDKNKDNLVEKVAKLLLRYERVENTIVSSFTHSSLKKIKMLIPEIKIALLYKKCLLNIEREIFDFGIDIYSIHINVECANENIIKELHKNKKIVYVWTSNDIETTKKLFDMGADGVMTDFPIDMKKTLRKYSVEKQNI
- a CDS encoding cold-shock protein; its protein translation is MVKGTVKWFNGEKGFGFITSEEGTDVFAHFSAIQKDGFKTLEEGEQVTFEITEGQKGPQASNIKTA
- a CDS encoding flavodoxin family protein; translated protein: MKILGIVGSKRKNGNTSALVMSALESAQGDGVETELIFLGDYSIKGCTGCEGCRDTYKCVINDDMQKIYPLLMESDAIILGSPTYFYNVTADVKAFIDRCYCFEVMSKEDRSVWMGINEVLGGRYASVIAVCEQHSPEDMGYTGEAMAKPLEALGYRVIDIVKVLGLFERGKAKENETAIKQSQNAGKRLLKTLQLNKDIREKLLDFKLSK